Proteins found in one Pectobacterium atrosepticum genomic segment:
- the xerD gene encoding site-specific tyrosine recombinase XerD, producing MQEHDQTLIEQFLDALWLERNLAENTLASYRLDLRSLAEWLAHHDNDLLHAQALDLQAFLADRIDGGYKATSSARLLSAMRRFFQYLYREKQRSDDPSAVLSSPKLPQRLPKDLSEAQVSALLDAPSIEQPLELRDKAMLEVLYATGLRVSELVGLTMSDVSLRQGVVRVLGKGNKERLVPLGEEAVYWIEYYLEHGRPWLLNGQTLDVLFPSNRARQMTRQTFWHRIKHYAALASIDSAKLSPHVLRHAFATHLLNHGADLRVVQMLLGHSDLSTTQIYTHVATERLKQLHQQHHPRA from the coding sequence ATGCAAGAACACGATCAGACGCTTATCGAACAGTTTCTCGATGCGCTGTGGCTGGAAAGAAATCTGGCCGAGAATACGCTGGCGTCTTATCGCTTGGATCTGCGTTCGTTGGCTGAGTGGCTTGCACACCATGACAATGATTTGCTTCATGCGCAGGCGCTCGACCTTCAGGCGTTCCTCGCCGATAGGATCGATGGAGGCTATAAAGCGACGAGTTCTGCCCGTTTGCTGAGTGCGATGCGTCGCTTCTTTCAGTACCTTTATCGAGAAAAGCAGCGTAGCGACGATCCGAGTGCCGTGCTGTCGTCTCCGAAACTGCCGCAGCGTCTACCCAAAGATTTGAGCGAAGCGCAGGTTAGTGCGTTACTTGATGCCCCGAGCATTGAACAACCGCTGGAATTACGCGATAAGGCCATGCTTGAGGTATTGTATGCGACGGGGCTACGCGTTTCCGAACTGGTTGGTTTGACGATGAGTGATGTCAGCCTGCGGCAAGGCGTGGTTCGCGTGCTGGGGAAAGGTAATAAAGAACGGCTGGTGCCGCTGGGTGAAGAAGCGGTGTATTGGATCGAGTATTATCTGGAACATGGCCGCCCGTGGTTGTTAAACGGGCAGACGTTGGATGTCCTGTTTCCCAGCAATCGCGCACGGCAAATGACGCGCCAGACGTTCTGGCATCGGATCAAGCATTATGCGGCGCTGGCGTCCATCGACAGCGCCAAGCTCTCGCCGCACGTTTTGCGTCACGCGTTTGCTACCCATTTATTGAACCACGGCGCGGATTTACGGGTCGTACAGATGCTCCTTGGGCATAGCGATCTTTCCACGACGCAGATTTATACCCATGTTGCGACGGAGCGGCTGAAGCAACTGCATCAGCAGCACCATCCGCGTGCATAG
- the dsbC gene encoding bifunctional protein-disulfide isomerase/oxidoreductase DsbC, translating to MKKGLLLLSLLVATATNFAHADDAAIKQTLTRLDMQGAEILPSPMAGMKTVITESGVLYISEDGKHLLQGPLYDVSGTMPVNITNQILIGKLNALQEQMIVYKAAQEKHVITVFTDITCGYCHKLHEQMKDYNALGITVRYLAFPRQGMKSPAAKDMQSIWCVADRNKAFDNAMKSEAISPATCKTDIAAHYQLGIQFGVQGTPAIVLQDGMVVPGYQGPKEMLAMLEAHKASKKTGG from the coding sequence ATGAAAAAAGGGTTATTACTGCTTTCTTTGCTGGTGGCGACGGCGACTAATTTTGCTCACGCCGATGATGCCGCAATCAAGCAGACGTTGACGCGTCTGGACATGCAAGGTGCGGAAATACTGCCTTCGCCGATGGCTGGCATGAAAACTGTCATTACCGAGAGTGGCGTGCTGTACATCAGTGAAGACGGCAAGCATTTGCTGCAAGGCCCGCTTTATGATGTGAGCGGCACGATGCCGGTCAATATCACCAATCAAATCCTGATCGGCAAGCTGAATGCGCTACAGGAACAGATGATTGTTTATAAAGCCGCGCAGGAAAAACATGTGATTACCGTTTTCACCGACATCACCTGCGGCTATTGCCACAAACTGCATGAACAGATGAAGGACTACAACGCGCTGGGTATCACTGTGCGCTATCTGGCTTTCCCGCGTCAGGGAATGAAATCCCCGGCAGCGAAAGATATGCAGTCCATCTGGTGCGTGGCCGATCGCAATAAAGCGTTTGATAACGCGATGAAGAGCGAAGCTATCTCGCCGGCAACGTGCAAAACCGATATCGCCGCGCATTACCAACTGGGCATCCAGTTTGGTGTGCAGGGGACCCCTGCTATCGTGCTGCAAGACGGCATGGTTGTGCCGGGATATCAAGGGCCGAAAGAGATGCTGGCGATGTTGGAAGCACACAAAGCCTCGAAGAAAACTGGCGGTTGA
- the recJ gene encoding single-stranded-DNA-specific exonuclease RecJ: protein MITQLRRRPLAEDIDLPDTVPPLLRRLYAQRGVKGAQELERGLNGLLNYRLLSGIDKAIDLLQLALAEKRCIVIVGDFDADGATSTTLAVLALRSMGGENVKYLVPNRFEDGYGLSPAVVAQAATLGAEVIVTVDNGISSHAGVEDAHRRGIAVLVTDHHLPGEILPDADAMINPNLPDCQFPSKALAGVGVAFYLMMALFVRLRDSDWFTQQGLAKPNLTELLDLVALGTVADVVPLDANNRILVAQGLNRIRAGECRPGIRALLEVANRDASQLVASDLGFAIGPRLNAAGRLDDMTVGVELLLSNDITQARMLANDLDALNQDRREIEQGMQVEALRLCESLERTRTELPYGLAMYHPEWHQGVVGILASRIKERFHRPVIAFAPAGDGMLKGSGRSISGLHLRDALERLDTLYPGMMDKFGGHAMAAGLSLHEDRFEDFRQRFGELVGEWIDPSQLEGVVWSDGELALPELNLLSTAEMLRYAGPWGQEFPEPTFDGCFRIIKPRLLKERHLKAMFEPIGATGPVPLLDGIAFNVDTTVWPDPSIKEVEMVYRLDINEFRGKRSVQLLIQHLWPR from the coding sequence ATGATTACCCAACTCCGCCGGCGTCCGCTGGCGGAGGATATTGATTTACCTGACACCGTTCCACCCTTACTGCGTCGCCTTTATGCGCAGCGTGGCGTTAAAGGGGCTCAGGAGCTAGAACGTGGCCTGAATGGTTTACTCAATTACCGTTTGTTAAGCGGCATTGATAAAGCGATCGACCTGTTGCAACTGGCGCTAGCCGAGAAGCGTTGCATCGTGATTGTGGGCGACTTTGATGCCGATGGTGCCACCAGCACCACGCTTGCCGTACTGGCGCTGCGCAGCATGGGTGGCGAGAACGTAAAATATCTGGTACCGAATCGTTTTGAAGATGGCTACGGGCTAAGCCCAGCAGTGGTGGCGCAGGCTGCCACGCTGGGGGCTGAGGTGATTGTTACCGTTGATAACGGGATATCTTCTCATGCGGGCGTCGAGGATGCGCATCGGCGTGGTATCGCGGTGCTAGTGACCGATCACCACCTGCCGGGCGAAATCTTGCCTGACGCCGATGCCATGATTAACCCCAATCTGCCTGACTGTCAGTTTCCTTCCAAAGCGCTGGCTGGCGTGGGCGTCGCGTTTTACCTGATGATGGCGCTTTTTGTGCGCCTGCGCGATAGCGACTGGTTTACGCAACAAGGGCTGGCGAAACCGAATCTCACCGAATTACTGGATCTGGTGGCGCTGGGCACGGTGGCGGATGTCGTACCGCTGGATGCCAACAACCGGATTCTGGTGGCGCAAGGGCTGAATCGCATTCGTGCCGGAGAGTGTCGGCCGGGCATTCGAGCACTGCTTGAGGTGGCTAACCGCGATGCCAGCCAACTGGTCGCCAGCGATTTAGGTTTTGCCATCGGGCCACGGCTCAATGCAGCCGGACGGCTGGATGATATGACGGTCGGGGTCGAACTGTTATTGAGTAACGACATTACTCAGGCGCGCATGTTGGCTAACGATTTAGATGCGTTAAATCAGGATCGGCGAGAGATCGAACAAGGAATGCAGGTAGAAGCCTTGCGCCTGTGCGAATCACTGGAACGTACCCGCACCGAGTTGCCTTACGGTCTGGCGATGTATCATCCTGAGTGGCATCAGGGCGTCGTCGGTATTCTGGCTTCGCGCATCAAAGAACGCTTTCATCGTCCGGTGATTGCCTTTGCGCCTGCCGGTGACGGCATGCTGAAAGGATCGGGACGTTCTATTTCTGGTCTGCACCTACGTGATGCGTTGGAGCGGCTGGATACGCTGTATCCCGGCATGATGGACAAGTTTGGCGGACATGCGATGGCAGCAGGGTTATCGCTGCATGAAGATCGGTTTGAGGATTTCCGCCAGCGCTTCGGCGAACTGGTTGGTGAGTGGATCGATCCGTCTCAGCTTGAAGGCGTCGTTTGGTCTGATGGCGAACTGGCTTTGCCAGAACTGAATTTGCTCTCAACGGCAGAAATGCTGCGGTACGCTGGTCCGTGGGGGCAGGAATTCCCGGAACCGACGTTCGATGGGTGCTTCCGTATTATCAAGCCTCGTCTACTCAAAGAGCGCCATTTGAAAGCAATGTTTGAGCCGATCGGTGCAACAGGACCAGTGCCGCTGTTAGATGGCATCGCATTTAATGTCGATACGACCGTTTGGCCGGATCCGAGCATTAAAGAAGTGGAAATGGTGTACCGGCTGGATATTAACGAGTTTCGTGGTAAACGCTCGGTGCAGTTGTTGATTCAACATCTGTGGCCGCGTTAA
- the prfB gene encoding peptide chain release factor 2 (programmed frameshift) translates to MFEINPVKNRIQDLAERSAVLRGYLDYDAKKERLEEVNAELEQPDVWNEPERAQALGKERSSLEAIVDTIDQLAQGLEDVTGLLELAVEEDDEDTFNETSAELDVLENKLGQLEFRRMFSGEYDSADCYLDIQAGSGGTEAQDWASMLVRMYLRWAEAKGFKTEIIEESDGDVAGTKSATIKIIGDYAFGWLRTETGVHRLVRKSPFDSGGRRHTSFSSAFVYPEVDDDIDIEINPADLRIDVYRASGAGGQHVNRTESAVRITHLPTNIVTQCQNDRSQHKNKDQAMKQLKAKLYEFEMQKKNAEKQVMEDNKSDIGWGSQIRSYVLDDSRIKDLRTGVETRNTQAVLDGDLDKFIEASLKAGL, encoded by the exons ATGTTTGAAATTAATCCGGTAAAAAACCGCATTCAGGATCTGGCTGAACGTAGCGCCGTTCTTCGGGGGTATCTT GACTATGATGCCAAGAAAGAGCGCCTCGAAGAAGTAAACGCCGAACTGGAGCAGCCTGATGTCTGGAATGAGCCTGAACGTGCTCAGGCATTAGGAAAAGAACGCTCCTCGCTGGAAGCTATCGTAGACACCATCGATCAACTGGCTCAGGGTCTGGAAGATGTGACCGGTTTGCTTGAGCTCGCGGTGGAAGAAGATGACGAAGACACTTTTAATGAAACCTCGGCAGAACTGGACGTGCTGGAGAATAAATTAGGCCAGCTCGAATTCCGTCGCATGTTCTCTGGTGAGTACGACAGCGCGGATTGCTATCTGGATATTCAGGCGGGATCTGGCGGTACGGAAGCGCAGGACTGGGCCAGCATGCTGGTACGTATGTACCTGCGTTGGGCGGAAGCCAAAGGATTTAAAACCGAAATTATTGAAGAGTCAGACGGTGACGTGGCGGGTACGAAATCTGCCACCATCAAGATCATCGGTGACTATGCGTTTGGCTGGCTGCGTACGGAAACCGGTGTACACCGTCTAGTTCGTAAGAGCCCGTTCGATTCCGGCGGTCGCCGCCACACCTCATTCAGCTCCGCGTTTGTCTACCCGGAAGTGGATGACGATATCGATATCGAAATCAATCCGGCCGATCTGCGTATTGACGTTTACCGCGCATCCGGTGCGGGTGGTCAGCACGTTAACCGGACAGAATCCGCGGTGCGTATTACCCACCTTCCGACCAACATTGTCACGCAGTGTCAGAATGACCGTTCCCAGCATAAAAACAAAGATCAGGCGATGAAACAGCTGAAAGCCAAGCTGTACGAGTTTGAGATGCAAAAGAAAAATGCTGAGAAACAGGTGATGGAAGACAACAAGTCTGATATCGGCTGGGGCAGTCAGATTCGTTCCTATGTTCTGGATGATTCGCGCATCAAAGACTTACGTACCGGAGTGGAAACACGTAACACTCAGGCCGTACTTGATGGCGATCTGGACAAATTTATTGAAGCAAGTTTAAAAGCGGGGTTATAA
- the lysS gene encoding lysine--tRNA ligase, translating to MAESQSQGADQAQDLNNELKARREKLVTLRENGIAFPNDFRRDSISDHLHAEFDAKENEELEELGIEVTVAGRMMTRRIMGKASFVTLQDVGGRIQLYVSRDDLAEGIYNEQFKKWDLGDILGARGKLFKTKTGELSIHCTELRLLTKALRPLPDKFHGLADQETRYRQRYLDLIANDDSRNTFRIRSNVMAAIRRFMVDNGFMEVETPMMQVIPGGASARPFITHHNALDIDMYLRIAPELYLKRLVVGGFERVFEINRNFRNEGVSPRHNPEFTMMELYMAYADYKDLIVLTENLFRTLTQDVLGSTTVVYGDQTFDFGKPFDKLTMREAICKYRPETNVADLDDLEKATAIALSLGIKIEKSWGLGRIVTEIFEETAESSLIQPTFITEYPAEVSPLARRNDQNSEITDRFEFFIGGREIGNGFSELNDAEDQAERFAQQVNAKDAGDDEAMFYDEDYVTALEHGLPPTAGLGIGIDRMVMLFTNSHTIRDVILFPAMRPQK from the coding sequence ATGGCTGAATCACAATCACAGGGTGCCGATCAGGCGCAAGATCTGAATAATGAATTAAAAGCGCGTCGTGAAAAGCTGGTGACGCTGCGTGAAAACGGGATCGCATTCCCGAATGATTTCCGCCGTGACAGCATCTCCGATCACTTGCACGCTGAGTTCGATGCCAAAGAGAACGAAGAGCTGGAAGAACTGGGTATCGAAGTGACCGTTGCGGGCCGTATGATGACCCGTCGCATCATGGGTAAAGCCTCTTTCGTAACCTTGCAGGACGTCGGTGGCCGCATTCAGCTGTATGTTTCCCGCGACGATCTGGCGGAAGGCATCTATAACGAGCAGTTCAAGAAATGGGATCTGGGCGATATCCTGGGTGCGCGCGGCAAGCTGTTCAAAACCAAAACGGGCGAGCTGTCCATTCACTGTACCGAGCTGCGTCTGCTGACCAAAGCGCTGCGCCCGCTGCCGGATAAATTCCACGGTCTGGCCGATCAGGAAACCCGCTATCGTCAGCGCTATCTGGATCTGATCGCTAACGACGACTCTCGTAATACCTTCCGCATCCGTTCTAACGTGATGGCGGCCATTCGCCGCTTCATGGTGGATAACGGCTTTATGGAAGTGGAAACGCCGATGATGCAGGTGATCCCCGGCGGCGCGTCTGCTCGTCCGTTTATCACGCACCATAACGCGCTGGACATTGACATGTACCTGCGTATTGCACCGGAACTGTATCTGAAGCGTCTGGTTGTAGGTGGTTTTGAGCGTGTGTTCGAGATTAACCGTAACTTCCGTAACGAAGGTGTTTCCCCACGTCACAACCCTGAATTCACCATGATGGAACTTTATATGGCGTATGCCGATTATAAAGACCTGATTGTGTTGACGGAAAACCTGTTCCGTACGCTGACGCAGGACGTGCTGGGCTCGACGACGGTGGTGTACGGCGATCAGACATTCGACTTCGGTAAGCCGTTTGATAAGCTGACGATGCGCGAAGCGATCTGTAAATACCGTCCTGAAACCAACGTTGCCGATCTGGACGATCTGGAGAAAGCGACCGCGATCGCACTGTCTCTGGGCATCAAGATCGAGAAAAGCTGGGGCTTGGGACGCATCGTTACCGAGATCTTCGAAGAGACAGCAGAAAGCAGCCTGATCCAACCAACCTTCATCACCGAATATCCGGCTGAAGTGTCGCCGCTGGCGCGTCGTAACGATCAGAACTCGGAAATCACCGATCGCTTTGAGTTCTTCATCGGCGGTCGTGAAATTGGCAACGGTTTCTCCGAGCTGAATGATGCCGAAGATCAAGCAGAGCGTTTTGCTCAGCAGGTCAATGCTAAAGATGCGGGCGATGACGAAGCGATGTTCTACGACGAAGACTACGTGACGGCGTTGGAGCACGGTCTGCCGCCGACAGCGGGCCTGGGTATTGGTATCGACCGTATGGTGATGTTGTTCACTAACAGCCACACCATCCGCGACGTAATCCTGTTCCCGGCGATGCGTCCGCAGAAGTAA